The following DNA comes from Bryobacteraceae bacterium.
GTCGAACTTGCGAGGTTCGAGCGGCGTGGTATAGCGGATGGCCTGGTCCATCCAGTAGCGGGCGTCGGCGTCGCGGCCGCGGTCGGCGTGATAGCGGCGGAAGAGCCACATCATGCCGGGCAGGAAGCCGTCGCACCAGTGGGTCCACTTGGCGCCTTCGTGCCGCCACTTGCCGTCGATGGTGTACATCGGGTAGAAGTCGGGATGTTTTTCAATGGCGCCCTTGACTTGCTGCTGCGCGAACTCAAAGGCGTCTTCCAACAGAAGTTTGTCGGAATCGAGATCGAAACGAATCACTGTGTGTTCCTGCCTGTGTCGGGTTGTTTGGCTTCGATGCGCCAGATCAGGGGTGTGCCTTTCATGAGACTCTGGCGTTGGCCCCTAAGATAGATGATGCCTGTTTTGTCGACCGCCGTCGAGTTGCCTTGCGGGATGCGGGCGCCTACCGGGATGGCCAGGATCTCGGCCCGCGCGCCGGGAAACTCGATTTCCTCCAGGCGGAGCCGGAGGATGTGCATCTCCGAGCGGTTGTACTCGCGCCGGTAGGCGAGAACGCGGCCATGCGCGCGTGCGCCCCGGGGCACGATGGTGGCCTTGGCCTTCTTCGCGTTGGAGGTGACTTCCACTTCGACGATGTCGCCGATGGCGATCGTTTGCAGCGACAGCGGCTCGACGAGGCGCGTTTCGAGAATCAGGCCTTCCGGCAGCTCCACTTCGGCCACGGGCCCGGGCGGCGCGGCGCTGGCGGTTGGCGGCGGGTCGTCGAACGAGATCGTCGATTCGCCGGAGTACTGGTGACAGTTCGCGAACGACGTCCGGTTGCGGCTTTCCTCGCCGTCGAGCCCGGTGAGGGAGAGCTCCGAGGAATGCGGGAGCAGGAAGTCGGATTCGCCGATAGCGACGCGCTGGTAGCGCATTTCGTCGCGCGCGGCCGCAAGCGTGACGTGCGGCGGGATGTCGTGGGCGATCACTTCGAGGCGGACGAGGTCCAGGGATTGGGAATCGACATCGAACTCGCCGTGATAGCCGGCCACGCCGCTGACGTCACCCACGCGCAACTGGTAGCCGCTTCGATTCAGCAACTGGTAGCCGCTTCGATTCACTGGAACGTAGTAGGAGTAGCGGTAGAGCTTGCGGCCGAATTCCTCCACTTCGCCGATGTATTTGTAGGTGGGCACATTGGAGAGAAAGACGCTGCGGGCGTGGAGCGCGAAGCTGCCGTTGCCGATGGTGCCGCCCACCATGTCGCGCAACTCGCGGTCGTCGAACTTGTTGGCGCCGGGCCAGGCGTAAAGCTCCTTGCCGCCGACGAGAGCGACTTCGAGCCGTAGCGTGTCGGTGAGGCGGAAGCGGCGGGACTTGGCTCCGCGGCGGGATCGTTCGATGGTTTCCGTGCAGGTGTAGTTCGGCAGTTGCTCCAGGTTCTCTCGCGCGCGCACTTTGATGCGGGCGATTCGAAGCACTTCGGGAGCGATTCCGGGATGCGACGGTTCGCTTTGCGCGGCGCACACGCCCGCGGCCGCAACCGCCGCGACGATCAACCAGCGGTGCATGTTGGCCTTCATTATAACGGCCGGATCGCGTGGCTCCCGCCGCGGGATGCTACGATTCGAGAAATGTCCACTAAAGTAACCGTTCTTAACAACGGGCCGCTCCGGCTCGAAGGGGATTTTGGAATCAGCGACGCGACGGGCGCGGAGTTCGGCCTGGCCGGACGCACGGTAATTTCGCTGTGCCGTTGCGGCGCGTCGGAGAACAAGCCGTTCTGCGACGGGTCTCACAATCGCGTTGGGTTCCAATCGCAGTGCGCCGCACGCGAGCTGCCGCCGATGAAGCCGAAGGTCTAGCTGGTTCGATTCTCGCCGATGCCGCCGCGCGCCCGCCTCTACGGTCAAGCGGCGGCGTTCGTGTTTTTGGGGGCGCTGGCGGCCTGGGGGACGGCGCACTCAGGGATCTTTTCGCACCCTGTCTGGAGCGACACCGGGTGGCGCCGGTTTCTGATCTTCACGACGGGGTTCGCCGTGTGGTCCGCGGGATGGATCGCGGCGCGTCCGGCGTGGCTGGCGCCAGCGACGGCAATGGCGGCGGCGGCGTGGGTGATGGCCACCGGCGGCGTTTTCGCGATCGTAGTCGTGGCGGGTCTGCTGGCGGCGTGGCGGACTGCCGGCCGCTTCATCGCGCACGGCTTCGTGGTCTCCACGCTCGTCGGCGCAGCGGTGTGGATGTTGACGATCCACTTCCTGGCAGGCCTCCGTTTCAGCGCGGGCATTGCGTTGGCGATGATCGCGATGACGGTCCCGGGCTGGCCGGGGCTCGCCGCCGATCTGCGTGCTTTGCCGCGGCTGGACCGGCGGGGCGCGCTGCTCTGGACGCCGGCGCTGTTCGCCGCCGCCTGCCAGTTGCTGGCCGCGTGGAAGCCGGAGGTGGGCGTGGACGCGCTTTCGATGCACCTCACCATTCCGGCCTACGTGGGTGAGCACGGGTGGTGGCCGTTCGACGTACAGCGTTTTCTGTTCTCGGTGATGCCGATGGGCGCCAACTGGCTGTTCACGGCCGCCCATGTCACCGGCGGCGAGATGGCGGTGCGTCTGCTGAATTTCGGCGCGTTCGTCGCCGTGCTGGCCCTGCTGCGTTCGCCGGCGGCGTGCGCGCTCTACGCTTCGATGCCGCTCGTGCAGCTCACCACCGGATCGGTATTCGTGGAGAACACGCAGGTGGCGTTCGCGGTGGGGACGGTGGCCGCCTTCGAAGCCGGGGCGATGATGCCGGCGGCGATCCTGGCCGGGGCGGCGATGATGATCAAGCTCAGCTCGATTGTCTTCGTGGCGCCGCTGGCCGCGATCGCCCTGTGGCGGTATCGCGGGGAGCCGAAGCGGCTGGCGGGCGCGGCAGGACTGTTCGCGCTGTGGGCGTGCCCACCCTATCTCAACGCGTGGTGGCACACCGGCAATCCGTTCTTCCCACTGGCGAACGCGTGGTTCCAGTCGCCGCTGTTCAACCGCGATGGGATGTTCACGATCCCGCGGCTCATGGAGCCTCTCTCGCTCACCACGCTCTACGACCTGACGTTTCACTCCAGCCGGTACTACGAGGGTTGGGACGGCGGACTCGGGCTGGGGTGGATCCTGCTGCCAGCGGTGCTGTTCGGCTGGCGCGCCGGGTGGACACGCGTGGCCATCGGGATCGCGGCGGCGTTGTGCGTCCTGATTTCTTCTCCGAACCTGCGCTACCTGGCGCCCGCCCTGGCTATTCTCGCGCCGGTATTCCGCTCCTACTGGCTGCTGCCCGTGGCGGCGCTGAACCTGATGCTGCTGCCGGCGAGTTCATCGTGGCACAAGGACTTCGCGTTGAACTGGTTCGACCAAGCCGAGGTGGACGCCTATGTCCGCGAAAGCGCCCCGGGCCGGGCGCTGGTTGGTCTTGCCGGCGACGGTCCCGTGCTGGTGCTTGAATCCACCGAGTTCTACGGGATCCGCGGGCGCGTCTATTCGAACTCGTGGCACCACTGGGCGTTCGCCGCGGAACTCGAACGGGCCGATTCCCGCGAGGCGCTCCGGGCGATTCTCGAGCGCACCGGGATCCGGCGGATTATCGCGCCGGCGCCGGAGGCCATTCCGCAAGCGGGACTCGCGGATATGGCCGCGAACGGGGCACGGCGGATCGAAGAGTCCGGCCGCTTCCGGATCTACCGGCTTGTGGACGGCGAGTGGCCCGCGCCGGAGCGTCCCGTGCTCGATCCGGGGCGGTACGAGAACGACCATCCGGGAATTCAATATTCGGGCAGTTGGCGGCGGCAGGGTGGTTTCCCGGAGGCGACCGCGGGGTCGGTGACGTACTCGAACGTGCCCGGCGCCCGGGCGGTGGTTCGTTTTCGCGGCACTGGTCTCCGGTGGGTTTTCACCCGGGCGCCCAACCGAGGCGCGACGCGCATCCGCGTTGATGGCGGCGCGTGGACGACAGTGGAGTGCCACAGCCGCGCGGTGGCGTGGCAGGCCGCCCACACGCTCGACGGGCTTGCCTCCCGCGAGCACCAGGTGGAGATTGAGGCCGTCCGCGCCTTCACCGATATCGACGCAGTCGAGATCCTCAGCGCCGGGCCAGCCACGCCGCCGCCGCTGCTTCCATCACGGCCTTGAGCGGCACACCGGCCGATTCAGCGACCTTGCGGCAATCATCGAACTCAGGCGCGAACGTCCCGTTGGCGGCGATCTTGACACGCACCTTGCCGTGGGCGGTGTCCACTTCCTCGAAGCGGCGCTGCTGGACGCGGCGCTCGGCGTCGTAGATACGAACGCCGAAAGTCGACGTCTCGGCGAACATGGCGGCGGCGATCGACTCGCGGTCCTCCGGCTTGACGATGGCGCGAAGGAGCGTCGCGGCGCGGTTCTTCTTCATCCAGAGCGGGGAGAGCGTGACGTCGAGCGCACCCTTGGCGAGCAGCGCCTCCATTGCGTAGCCGAGCACTTCGGGCGTGGAATCGTCGATGTTGGTTTCGATCACGCACACCCGGGTGGATTCGGCGGCGTCGGCGGTTTCGCCGAGGATCACTCGCAGGACGTTGGCGTGCTCGGTGAAATCGCGATCGCCGGCGCCGTAACCGCTGGCCGAGACGCGCATCGCGGGAAGCGGACCGTAGGATTCGGCGAGCGCCGCCACGATGGCCGCTCCGGTGGGCGTGGTCAACTCGAGCGCCGGTCCGCGCGCGTAGACGGGAGCGTCTTTGAGCAGCCGGGCGGTGGCGGGCGTCGGCACGGGGAGAATCCCATGCTCCGTGTTCGCCGTACCGGAGCCGGTGTTGACGGCCGAGCATAGCACGCGGCCGACGCCGAGCATGTCGAGCGCCTCGGACACGGCGCAGATGTCGGCGATGGAATCGACCGCGCCGACCTCGTGGAAGTGCACCTTTTCGATGGTCGTCCCGTGGACGGCGGCCTCGGCCTCGGCGAGTTTGACGAAGATGGCGTGGGCGGTTTGCTTGGCCTTCGCGGACATGGCGGAGCCGTCGATCATCGGCGTGATGTGGTGGAGGTGGCGATGCTTGCGATCGCCTTCGGGGGCGTCGACGTGAAATTTGGCGGCGGCGATCCCCTTGCGTTTGGTTCGTTCCACTCGAAATGCCGCGCCGGTTCCGATGGATTCGAGCACGGCGATGAGGCGGGCGGAGTCGGCGCCGGCGTCGATCAGCGCGCCGGTGGCCATGTCGCCGGCGAGTCCGGAGAACGCGTCGAAATAGCAGAGAGTCATAGGGCAGGAAAGGCGGGAAACTCTATTATTTCACGAGCTGCTGGCGCTGCAGACCTTCGCCGAAGGTCGCGACGGTGATTCAACCGTCGGGGATCGGAAGGTCCGGACGAAACTCGGCGTCGCTCGCGGGAATCAGTCCGGGAGTCCGGCGGCTGCGGCGGAGCAGGAAGGCCAGCCCGAGCCACACAACGGTTCCGGCGACGATCACAGCGTTGAGCCAAACGAACCCATCGGCCGCGCCGAGCGATACGCTCGCGATCAGCACGGCTGCGGCGGCGCCTTCGCCGATGCGCGCCGCCATCCCGTCCACGAGAAGCTTGGCGGCGGCCCGCTGCTCGCGCATCACTGGCAGGTAGGACTGTTCCCAGTTGGACCGGTGAATCGACGATTTGATCCCACCCTCGGCCACACGCAGCGCCGTTTGCGTCGCCGACGTCGCCGACCACGCCACCATGGCCGAGACGCCGAACAGCGAGGCAGGCAGGATCATTAGGCTGCCGTAGACTCCGAACGCACGCTGCAACATCGGGGTGGCCACCAGTTGCACCAGCACCGCCGCGCCGTTGAGCAGCATGTAGAGGTTGGCGAAGAGCCGTAGGGCGTCGCGCGAGGACGACGAGGCGGATGAGACCGCCGCATAGAACTGAAACTCGATGATGACACCGACGACGGCGCCCATCAGGCCCGTCGCCGCCAGCAGCGCGAGGTAGCGGTGGCGCAACAGAGAGACGACGGCGCCCGAGGACGGGACACGCGGCGGAGCGGGCATGGGGCCTTCTTTCTCCTGCGCGACGTCGACGGGAAACAAGCGCCACGCGGCGGTATTGACGGCTGCGGCGAGCAGCAGGAGCGCGGCGCCAACCAGCAGGAACGTCTCCGGCTGGAGCGACGCAGCCATCCGGCGGCACGCCGCCGCGCCGGTGAATCCGCCGAGCATCGACGACGCGCCGATGGTGGCGTAAAGCCGCCCGAGCAGATACGGGGGCACGCGATCGAGCAGATCCGCGCCGAGCAGCCACGCGATGGACAAGAGCACGCCGTAGAGTAGCGGCACCAGGATGAAGAAGAGCGTCATGGCCCAGCCGCCGCCGGGTTCGGCGACGGCATAGAACACACACTGCAGGGCGGCCATGAGGCACAGGCCGAGCACACGGGCGCGGCGGGGTCCGAAAGCGGCGATCAGCCGGAGCATGATGGCGGCGGCGGGAGCGGAGAGGACGGCGATTCCGAGATAGGCCTTGGGGAGATCGAGGAGGCCGCCGCGCTGGAAGAACAGAGCGTCGCGTCCGGTTTTGGTGACGACAAACGCGGCGGTGAGAAGGAACAGCCCGAGCGAGGGAAAGAAGGTCCGCCACCAGCAGGCGGCGATGCCTTTGTCGAAGCCGAGCCGCGCCGGAAGGCGGAGGGACACGGTGGAACCGGCTTCGTCGCGGGTAGGCATGACGCAGAACTCAAGGGTAACCCGAAGGTCGCCTGAGTGCGGGCGAGGAGGCGCATTCGCCCGCACGCCAAATCTGTCATCCGATCTGGAATCAATTGACTAGAGAGATCGATTTTGCGCATGCGGAAGGCCCCCTGCGTAGGGTGGACTCGCCTGCGGGGCGATGGTCCGGCGAACCGGTCCGGTATCGCGCTGTGGACGAATTCGATCGAAAGGATGTAAATCTCATGAGACAGGAAGATCTTGCCAGGCTCCCGCAGTACTGGGGCCTCTACTTCGACCGGTCCACTGGCATGACGTACCATTCCGACGGGACACCAACGGGGTGGACGTTCGAGAACGCCACGTGGAGCGGACCGTTCAACTTTCACTTCCAGTGGCCGTTCCTGAACCCGCTCGGGTTCGCGACGCACGAGACCGCGGTGAAGGTGTTGGCGTTCGCGAAGAGCTTCGCGCCACCGTCGCTGCAGGTGTGGCTCGACGAGGAGCAGAAGGACCTCGGGCCGTTCTACCGCACGGTGGAGCGACAGCTCGTGGTGAGCGATGGCGGGCGCACCGAGCAGTTCGGCTGCGGCTGGATCGCCAACTCGATCATCCGCAACGGCGAGAAGGCCGCCGCAGTGTCGATGAAGGCGGAGTGGCGCACGGCCGGGTTCACCGTCCCGGGGGCGTAAGGGATGGATGGGGCCGCTTCGGTTTCGAACCGGGGCGGCCCGTTGCGCCGGCCACTACGGCCCAGCTTGGATGACTGCTAGGCCTGCGCCGCCATGGTGGTCTCCACCGGGGCCTCTACGCGGCCCTTCGGCAACCGGATGCGGAACGTCGCCCCGGGGCCGTCGTCGTCGGCGATCCACATGTCTCCACCGTGATCGAGAATTGTCTGGCGCGAGAGAGCGAGGCCGAGCCCGAGTCCGTTCTTTTTTCCGTGGGTGAAGAATGGCTGGAACAATTGCTCGCGGAGTTCGCGGGGGATGCCGGGACCGGTGTCGGCGACATCGATCTCGACGCGGTCGTCGAAATCCCGGCCGGTGACGCGGATCTCGCCGCCCGATGGCATCACCTCGAGTGCGTTCCCGGCGAGGTTCATGAAAACGCGCTCCACCCGGGCGCGGGCGAGTTCGAGTTCCACTTCCGGCACATCCACTGAAATTCGTACCTTTTGCTGCTGGGCGGTGGTTTCCACAGGCTCCACGCCGGCGGCGATCACCTCCGCCAGCTGACACGGCTCAACCTTGTGCGTCTTGCCGCGGGTGAGGTCGAGCAGGTCCTGCAGCATTTCCTGAATCCGGCGGCTGGAGCGGTAGATGTTCGACGCAACGCGCTTCACCTGCGCCTGGGAGAGATCCGTATCCACCATCATTTCGGCGCCGCCGTAGATGGCGGCGAGCGGATTGCGCAGGTCGTGGACGATCGAGGAAGCCATGCGGCCGATGGTGGAGATACGCTCCTGGCGGATGAGTTCCTGGCGGGCGGCCTGGAGCGATCCGCACATTGAATTGAAAGTGTGGCTGAGGCGGCCGAGTTCGTCATCGCCCTCCTCGGGGACGCGGAAGCCGTAGTTCTGGCGGGCGACTTCAGCCGCGCCGCGATCGAGCAGGCGGATGGGCTGCACGATGCGGCGGGCGAGGAAGTAGCTGATCGCGAGCCCGATGGCGACGGCGCACATCCAGATGAGCACGAGGTAGTTCTGCATGGAGGCGATGCGTTCGCGGGCGGCGTCGAACGAGCGCAGAACGCACAACTGGCCGACGGGGCGGCCTTCGAGGTCGATGAGGTCGCTGCGGCTGACGGCGTATTCGGAGACGCCGTCGGAGACGAGGTCGGCTTTCGCGCCGACGGCGAGCCGCTCGCGGAGCACGCCGGTGGCGCGTTCGTTGAGCGTCGAGGCGAACACGCGGCTTTCGGAGAGGAACAGGAACTCGCTGTCGCCGGTGGATTCGCGGAGGCGGAGGGCCACGAGCGGATTCACGACGAAGCCGGTGACGAGAA
Coding sequences within:
- a CDS encoding CDGSH iron-sulfur domain-containing protein, whose amino-acid sequence is MSTKVTVLNNGPLRLEGDFGISDATGAEFGLAGRTVISLCRCGASENKPFCDGSHNRVGFQSQCAARELPPMKPKV
- the larC gene encoding nickel pincer cofactor biosynthesis protein LarC, yielding MTLCYFDAFSGLAGDMATGALIDAGADSARLIAVLESIGTGAAFRVERTKRKGIAAAKFHVDAPEGDRKHRHLHHITPMIDGSAMSAKAKQTAHAIFVKLAEAEAAVHGTTIEKVHFHEVGAVDSIADICAVSEALDMLGVGRVLCSAVNTGSGTANTEHGILPVPTPATARLLKDAPVYARGPALELTTPTGAAIVAALAESYGPLPAMRVSASGYGAGDRDFTEHANVLRVILGETADAAESTRVCVIETNIDDSTPEVLGYAMEALLAKGALDVTLSPLWMKKNRAATLLRAIVKPEDRESIAAAMFAETSTFGVRIYDAERRVQQRRFEEVDTAHGKVRVKIAANGTFAPEFDDCRKVAESAGVPLKAVMEAAAAAWLARR
- a CDS encoding HAMP domain-containing sensor histidine kinase, translated to MRPNLLARIWLSTSVGLTILFALTAWVLQRNIVESANQTLQEEIRASFQAYESLWKARSETLASVAAVLSSHPHVRAAFQTRHRPTIQDTAGELWVKVSDQLKETAFFVVTEPSGATVAALDTAAPVQLPASWPMVRTVLPGFPKQASGFYVLNGELYQLVLTPVYLDDTRGASLSKVLVTGFVVNPLVALRLRESTGDSEFLFLSESRVFASTLNERATGVLRERLAVGAKADLVSDGVSEYAVSRSDLIDLEGRPVGQLCVLRSFDAARERIASMQNYLVLIWMCAVAIGLAISYFLARRIVQPIRLLDRGAAEVARQNYGFRVPEEGDDELGRLSHTFNSMCGSLQAARQELIRQERISTIGRMASSIVHDLRNPLAAIYGGAEMMVDTDLSQAQVKRVASNIYRSSRRIQEMLQDLLDLTRGKTHKVEPCQLAEVIAAGVEPVETTAQQQKVRISVDVPEVELELARARVERVFMNLAGNALEVMPSGGEIRVTGRDFDDRVEIDVADTGPGIPRELREQLFQPFFTHGKKNGLGLGLALSRQTILDHGGDMWIADDDGPGATFRIRLPKGRVEAPVETTMAAQA